The following DNA comes from Deltaproteobacteria bacterium.
CCGCTCTTTGCAGCATCAGGCAGTCCAAGTTTCTTTCTTGCAGACGCTGTTGGCTCGCCAAGTCTGCTGGTCTTTATAAACATATCCCATCCCTTCTTGCCCTGAGGCGGGGTAATACCCTTTTTTGATGCAATGGTTCTCATGGCACTCATTGCATTCTCAAATCCATAGTGCTGGTAGCACATTTCAAGGCAAAAGTGGCATTCAAGACACTGCCATATAGATTTGTGGCTGAGCCACTTCTCATACTTGCCTGCCAA
Coding sequences within:
- a CDS encoding 4Fe-4S dicluster domain-containing protein; its protein translation is MESLNLKLLELCSRCGACYNICPSCLNLEGYDPRAVIKDILAGKYEKWLSHKSIWQCLECHFCLEMCYQHYGFENAMSAMRTIASKKGITPPQGKKGWDMFIKTSRLGEPTASARKKLGLPDAAKSG